In one Leishmania infantum JPCM5 genome chromosome 7 genomic region, the following are encoded:
- a CDS encoding putative tRNA-methyl transferase, with product MSVATTRSQLRIAIGLSGGVDSAVTALVLQRCVHTTLDVAALRCFGGPRAPPPPLRALRAAVDAHVPLHELLGKLVTAGEPGIAAAGYDAAPVQYTPFFMRNWHDDNAASGWCERAQVDYDDAQQVARALDLLPRDGTPLPMYDLSSEYVGQCFERMLAAYAAGHTLNVDVLCNSKIKFGALTRALRRTGSAFSETLLATGHYARTWDLPRGVHGGDNAKRRLVLLVRPCSAGRDLNDQTVFLSRVPPSALATAIFPLGHLFTCKADVRALARHSFGHSGGTAAVASSDGEPQRTVAHISRKKTSTGICFVGPPSAATCAGDTSCSSRFPPFLNEYLPPPPPPPLPSTRTVFCDAVTGEELLVPGDTAEHFAGAPLQPFACRLHRGPMFGALRADYPGLLPAYAFTLGQRVRLCRRTVDGRVREAAYYVADKVLAPLPSSDMSDDKAVPVRLLAEVRVVAQWNHALLYASQATVASLHWWLPPPVLHQRAVAYHERGVYGLRCHCCTRHQEALQPATVEWEAADEELSADAEVRVRRARVHFDAPLRAVTPGQALVAYMPLLELEGGWKKGRDASRGDAEPSPPEAMAVIGSGWVVSPDSPPPGGLALSQLTV from the coding sequence ATGAGTGTGGCCACGACGCgctcgcagctgcgcatcgccATCGGCCTCTCCGGCGGTGtcgacagcgccgtcaccgccctCGTGCTGCAACGCTGTGTTCACACCACActcgacgtcgccgcgctTCGCTGCTTTGGCGGCCcacgcgctccgcctccgccactgcGCGCACTACGAGCGGCGGTTGACGCACATGTACCGCTCCACGAGCTGCTCGGCAAGCTGGTCACCGCAGGCGAGCCGGGCATTGCGGCTGCAGGCTACGATGCTGCTCCTGTGCAGTACACCCCCTTTTTCATGCGCAACTGGCACGATGACAACGCGGCCTCTGGATGGTGTGAGCGAGCCCAGGTCGACTACGACGATGCGCAGCAAGTGGCAAGGGCGCTAGACCTCCTTCCCCGCGACGGCACGCCTCTGCCGATGTACGACCTCTCCAGCGAGTACGTTGGGCAGTGTTTTGAGCGCATGCTGGCCGCCTACGCCGCAGGACACACGCTCAACGTGGACGTGCTGTGCAACAGCAAGATCAAATTCGGCGCCTTgacgcgtgcgctgcgtcgcACGGGATCGGCGTTCAGTGAAACACTCCTCGCCACCGGTCACTACGCGCGCACGTGGGACCTTCCGCGCGGTGTCCACGGTGGCGATAATGCTAAGAGACGactggtgctgctcgtgcgGCCGTGCTCTGCGGGGCGGGACCTCAACGATCAGACCGTCTTTCTATCCCGGGTGCCGCCATCTGCCCTGGCCACGGCGATTTTCCCTCTCGGGCACCTCTTCACCTGCAAGGCGGATGTGCGTGCACTGGCGAGGCACAGCTTCGGGCACAGCggtggcacggcggcggtggcgagctCAGATGGCGAGCCGCAGCGTACGGTGGCGCACATCTCCCGAAAGAAGACCAGCACGGGTATCTGCTTCGTCGGGCCGCCCTCCGCTGCCACGTGCGCCGGCGATACATCGTGTAGCTCgcgcttccctcccttcttgAACGAGTAcctcccgccaccgccaccgccgcccttgCCATCGACCCGCACGGTGTTCTGCGACGCGGTGACGGGGGAAGAGCTGCTCGTGCCTGGAGACACAGCTGAGCACTTCGCCGGGGCGCCATTGCAGCCTTTTGCGTGCCGTCTACATCGTGGTCCCATGTTTGGTGCCCTCCGGGCAGACTACCCGGGCCTCCTGCCGGCCTACGCCTTTACTCTCGGccagcgtgtgcgtctctgccgccgcaccgttGACGGGCGAGTGCGCGAGGCGGCCTACTACGTTGCTGACAAGGTGCTGGCACCTCTGCCGTCGTCGGATATGAGTGACGACAAAGCCGTGCCTGTGCGTCTGCTGGCAGAGGTGCGGGTGGTTGCCCAGTGGAACCACGCGCTGCTGTACGCCTCTCAAGCCACGGTCGCGTCACTGCACTGGTGGCTACCGCCGCCTGTGCTGCATCAGCGCGCTGTGGCCTACCATGAGCGTGGCGTGTATGGGCTGCGGTGTCATTGCTGCACGCGGCATCAAGAAGCACTGCAGCCAGCGACAGTGGAATGGGAAGCGGCGGACGAAGAGCTCAGCGCGGATGCGGAGGTGCGCGTTCGGCGTGCTCGCGTACACTTCGATGCCCCTCTTCGTGCCGTTACGCCGGGACAGGCGCTCGTGGCATACATGCCCCTCTTGGAGCTCGAAGGAGGGTGGAAGAAGGGCCGTGACGCCTCTCGCGGTGATGCcgagccgtcgccgcctgaGGCAATGGCTGTGATCGGGTCTGGCTGGGTTGTGTCGCCTGACTCCCCGCCGCCTGGAGggctcgctctctctcagCTGACAGTCtag